A genomic window from Eriocheir sinensis breed Jianghai 21 chromosome 9, ASM2467909v1, whole genome shotgun sequence includes:
- the LOC126995908 gene encoding uncharacterized protein LOC126995908, translating into MHFCRLRGVHPDPDLYLGNRRLSCVERTRYLGLLFDSRLTWVPNLRYVKAVCQKALSLLRVLPHTSWGADRDTLLLLHRTLLLSKLEYGCEVYSSAKEAHLRVLDSVHHAGVRLATGAFRSSPIPSLLVDAGVLPLDLRRQSSLFRCWFSVQRIPESVPCVSILRDSRSPAYDERPSLPKPFGFRVASAMTPLSFPPIPICPYRVPRVGYWQLPGVSVCSHTIDSKRDLPPYASRALFLEHFTEHSDSIPVFTDGSKLDAGVAFGVVFPSFCRGGSLSSVASVFTAELSAIVLSLQIIFTLSVDSFMIFSDSRSAF; encoded by the coding sequence atgcatttctgtcgtcttcgaggcgttcatccggaccctgacttatatcttggtaataggcgactgtcctgtgtagagaggactcgttacctcggtcttttatttgatagccgcctaacctgggtacccaatttacgttacgttaaggcggtttgtcagaaagccctgtccctccttcgtgttttacctcatacctcttggggtgcagacagggacacgctactcctcctccacagaacactcctcctttccaagttggaatatggctgcgaggtatactcctccgccaaggaggctcacctacgcgtgttggactcagtacatcacgccggggtccgcttggctactggtgcattccggtcttcaccgatacctagcctcctcgtggatgctggcgtcctgcctctggatttgagacgccagtcctctctattccgttgctggttcagCGTCCAACGtattccagaatcagttccttgtgtgtcaattttgcgggattcccgttcgcctgcatatgatgagcgacctagtctccctaaaccttttgggtttcgggtagcgtctgccatgacaccgctgtctttccctcccattcctatctgcccttatcgagtacctagggttggatactggcagttgcccggtgtatccgtgtgttctcacactatagatagtaagagggatttaccgccatatgcgtcccgagccttatttttagagcatttcactgaacactcggactccatccctgtctttactgatggctctaaattggatgctggagttgcctttggtgttgtgttcccctccttctgtcggggaggtagtctttcttctgttgcttctgtatttactgcagagctgtctgcaatagtcctctctttacagattatttttacgctttctgtggactcttttatgatttttagtgattctcgtagcgctttctga